From one Reyranella humidisoli genomic stretch:
- a CDS encoding lactonase family protein: MTSLGRGADYAAMTTHPIFAYVGSYTSPERNGHGNGINVYRVDPRNGAFRHVQHLGGLENPSFLAMNEAGTRLYSVHGDRSEATSFAVDRETGRLAVLNRQPTGGYNPIHLAFDAKQRFLVVSNYGSDSLAALPIAKDGSLSPYSTLTAVAAPLGPHRTEQKNVRPHHNPLDRAGRTFYLPCKGADCVIGYRLDARRGVLVETGRVAARPGSGPRHIDFHPRKPFAYVINELDSTITSYRQDVSTGALTPFQTLPATPSDFTGYSTGAEIWVDRAGRNVYVSNRGHDSIGVFGIDPARGTLTPRQWVPTRGSVPRFFAFDPAERFLYVANQGGDSIIAYKVGRTGLLAPTKLQTKVGSPACIVFSR, translated from the coding sequence TTGACCTCGCTCGGTCGCGGCGCCGACTATGCCGCCATGACAACACATCCGATCTTCGCCTATGTCGGCAGCTACACCTCGCCGGAACGCAACGGCCATGGCAACGGGATCAACGTCTATCGCGTCGATCCGCGCAACGGCGCGTTCCGGCATGTCCAGCATCTGGGCGGGCTGGAGAATCCGTCGTTCCTGGCGATGAACGAGGCGGGCACCCGCCTCTATTCGGTGCATGGCGATCGCAGCGAGGCGACGTCCTTTGCGGTCGACCGGGAAACCGGTCGTCTCGCCGTCCTGAACCGGCAGCCCACTGGCGGATACAATCCGATCCATCTCGCGTTCGACGCGAAGCAGCGCTTCCTGGTCGTGAGCAACTACGGCTCGGATTCGCTGGCAGCCCTGCCGATCGCGAAGGACGGCAGCCTCTCGCCCTACTCCACGCTCACCGCGGTCGCGGCGCCTCTCGGGCCGCACCGCACGGAGCAGAAGAACGTCCGGCCACATCACAATCCACTCGATCGCGCGGGCCGCACCTTCTACCTCCCGTGTAAGGGCGCCGACTGCGTGATCGGCTACCGCCTGGATGCCAGGCGAGGCGTTCTGGTAGAGACCGGCCGAGTCGCCGCGCGACCCGGCTCCGGCCCGCGGCACATCGACTTCCATCCGCGAAAGCCCTTCGCGTATGTCATCAATGAACTCGACTCGACGATCACGAGCTATCGACAGGATGTATCGACGGGTGCGCTGACGCCGTTCCAGACCCTGCCGGCGACGCCTTCGGACTTCACTGGCTACAGCACAGGCGCCGAGATCTGGGTCGACCGCGCGGGACGCAACGTCTACGTCTCGAACCGCGGTCACGACAGTATCGGGGTATTCGGGATCGATCCGGCCAGGGGGACGCTGACGCCGCGCCAGTGGGTGCCGACCAGGGGAAGCGTGCCGCGCTTCTTTGCCTTCGATCCGGCGGAGCGTTTTCTGTATGTCGCCAACCAGGGTGGCGATTCGATCATCGCCTACAAGGTCGGCCGCACGGGACTGCTGGCCCCCACCAAGCTGCAGACCAAGGTCGGCAGCCCGGCGTGTATCGTGTTCTCCCGCTAG
- a CDS encoding DMT family transporter, with protein sequence MISPSWLWIPLTLFAAAAQTVRNTAQRHLTAELGTLGATLVRFLYGMPVLAVWLCLVLLVGGHPQPTLTSAFGGWVVVAALSQMAGTALLLRAMEERSFAIGLVYSKSEVIQVALFSVLFLGETISMLAISAIVVATLGVVLLSPRPPALDGKKRSWADPAAFYGLASGSAFAISVVGYRGANLALHAGSPFLAAAETLFWSQLLQAVLLTAWLLARNPSIVLGVLRQWRISAFAGVAGASASLANVTALALAPASQVRTLILIEVVFSYVVSRRVFHESMNRRELAGILLVMAGVVLIVSTAH encoded by the coding sequence ATGATTTCTCCGTCCTGGCTCTGGATTCCCCTCACGCTCTTCGCCGCCGCGGCGCAGACCGTTCGCAACACCGCGCAACGTCACCTGACGGCCGAACTGGGAACACTCGGCGCGACTCTCGTCCGCTTCCTCTACGGCATGCCCGTTCTCGCAGTGTGGCTTTGCCTCGTGCTCCTGGTCGGCGGTCATCCTCAGCCCACCCTCACCTCGGCATTCGGCGGCTGGGTCGTTGTCGCGGCCCTGAGCCAGATGGCGGGCACGGCGCTTCTTCTCAGGGCCATGGAGGAGCGCAGCTTCGCCATCGGCCTCGTCTATTCGAAGAGCGAGGTCATCCAGGTCGCGCTCTTCTCCGTCCTTTTCCTCGGTGAGACGATCTCGATGCTGGCGATCTCCGCCATCGTCGTGGCGACTCTGGGCGTGGTGCTGCTCTCGCCGCGACCGCCCGCCCTCGACGGCAAGAAGCGAAGCTGGGCCGATCCGGCGGCGTTCTACGGCCTCGCCTCGGGTTCGGCGTTCGCCATCTCGGTGGTAGGCTATCGTGGCGCCAACCTGGCGCTTCATGCCGGCTCGCCGTTCCTGGCCGCTGCCGAGACACTGTTCTGGAGCCAACTACTGCAGGCGGTGCTGCTGACGGCCTGGCTACTGGCCCGCAATCCTTCCATCGTACTGGGCGTCTTGCGCCAATGGCGCATCTCGGCTTTCGCCGGCGTCGCCGGCGCGTCCGCCTCGCTGGCCAACGTGACAGCGCTGGCGCTCGCCCCCGCCTCCCAGGTGCGCACGCTGATCCTGATCGAGGTCGTGTTCAGCTACGTCGTCTCGCGTCGCGTCTTCCATGAATCGATGAACCGCCGCGAACTTGCCGGCATTCTCCTCGTCATGGCGGGCGTCGTGCTGATCGTTTCGACCGCACACTGA
- a CDS encoding ABC transporter substrate-binding protein, whose translation MASIESRRASRRQVLKGAGAIAAAGWIGAPAISRAQTGAIKIGVPTILSGRVAILGQTSVGGLKVVFDKFNEAGGINGRKIEMVVRDSKGAPQEAAKVTRDLINNDKCEIILDAEASSGAFAVQEVIREVGVLCLHSNSETSSLTADPKLHVPTAFRTARQGIHDAIGGGDYAAKIAKAKGLKKWATCSPDYAYGRSNTAEFMEYAKHFDGSIQVVEESWPKLFQPDYTEVVTKLLNAKADAMYSALWGGDLVAFIDQANLYGLFDKQASFMVNLGDYGVVDQVKQFPQGVYSGGRYNRTVPATKENEEWYQNYVKTQKHKPTNWSWENAVAAEFIVEALKKTNGDTNGKKMAEAIKGMTLKSQFGTKGTVTMRAEDNTLVDYIIGYGVSLSKDPFVKDFQASAWEPIFELEKQWKKKQGYIS comes from the coding sequence ATGGCATCCATCGAGTCACGCCGCGCGAGTCGTCGTCAAGTTCTCAAGGGTGCTGGCGCCATCGCGGCAGCCGGATGGATTGGCGCTCCGGCGATCAGCAGGGCGCAGACCGGCGCCATCAAGATCGGCGTACCCACGATCCTCTCCGGGCGTGTGGCGATCCTGGGTCAGACCAGCGTCGGCGGTCTGAAGGTGGTGTTCGACAAGTTCAACGAGGCCGGCGGCATCAACGGCCGCAAGATCGAGATGGTGGTCCGCGACTCCAAGGGCGCGCCGCAGGAAGCCGCCAAGGTGACGCGAGACCTGATCAACAACGACAAGTGCGAGATCATCCTCGACGCAGAGGCGTCGAGCGGCGCCTTCGCCGTTCAGGAGGTCATCCGCGAAGTGGGCGTGCTCTGCCTCCATTCCAATTCAGAGACCTCGTCCCTGACCGCCGATCCCAAGCTGCACGTGCCGACCGCCTTCCGGACGGCCCGACAGGGTATCCATGATGCGATCGGCGGCGGCGACTACGCCGCGAAGATCGCCAAGGCCAAGGGGCTGAAGAAGTGGGCGACCTGCTCGCCGGACTATGCCTATGGCCGCTCGAACACCGCCGAGTTCATGGAGTACGCCAAGCACTTCGACGGCAGCATCCAGGTGGTCGAGGAATCCTGGCCCAAGCTGTTCCAGCCGGACTACACCGAGGTCGTGACCAAGCTGCTCAACGCCAAGGCCGATGCGATGTACTCGGCGCTGTGGGGCGGCGATCTCGTCGCCTTCATCGACCAGGCGAACCTGTACGGCCTGTTCGACAAGCAGGCGTCTTTCATGGTGAACCTCGGCGACTACGGTGTCGTCGACCAGGTGAAGCAGTTCCCCCAGGGCGTCTACTCGGGAGGCCGCTACAACCGCACGGTGCCGGCCACCAAGGAAAACGAGGAGTGGTACCAGAACTACGTCAAGACGCAGAAGCACAAGCCCACGAACTGGTCGTGGGAGAACGCCGTCGCCGCCGAGTTCATCGTCGAGGCGCTGAAGAAGACCAACGGCGACACCAACGGCAAGAAGATGGCCGAGGCCATCAAGGGCATGACACTCAAGAGCCAGTTCGGTACCAAGGGAACGGTGACGATGCGCGCCGAGGACAACACCCTGGTCGACTACATCATCGGCTACGGCGTCTCGCTCTCCAAGGATCCCTTCGTGAAGGACTTCCAGGCCTCGGCCTGGGAACCGATCTTCGAGCTCGAGAAGCAGTGGAAGAAGAAGCAGGGCTACATTTCCTGA
- a CDS encoding branched-chain amino acid ABC transporter permease, producing MDLDALLRCVGTTSCVVTQLTSGMIIGMLLFLIASGVTLIFGVLNVINFAHGSLYMIGAYAAWTFYQITDSYFVSALGAAVAVGLLGVLFERALMSKVYGSNVLMQLLVCYAVVLISDDLVKIIWGPVPLSMGMPPEFRLPPIRFMGGVIPPFYLFMIIAAMAIGLLLWLVIVRTRFGSIVRAAAINGPMVSALGIRVNLYYAAVFGIGSALAGAAGALAAPVRSLTPGMGFSILIESFIVTVIGGMGSIVGAFVASIIIGLTRSFGSIGFPLFVDGVMFLIMALVLIFKPSGLFGRPHR from the coding sequence GTGGATCTCGACGCGTTGCTACGCTGCGTCGGGACGACGTCATGCGTCGTCACGCAGCTCACCAGTGGCATGATCATCGGCATGCTGCTGTTCCTGATCGCGTCGGGTGTGACGCTGATCTTCGGCGTGCTGAACGTCATCAACTTCGCGCACGGCTCCCTCTACATGATCGGAGCGTATGCGGCCTGGACCTTCTACCAGATCACCGACAGCTACTTCGTCTCCGCACTGGGGGCGGCCGTGGCGGTCGGTTTGCTGGGGGTCCTGTTCGAGCGCGCGCTGATGAGCAAGGTCTACGGCTCCAACGTGCTGATGCAGCTGCTCGTCTGCTACGCCGTCGTTCTGATCTCCGACGATCTCGTCAAGATCATCTGGGGACCGGTCCCGCTCTCGATGGGCATGCCGCCCGAGTTCCGGCTGCCGCCGATCCGCTTCATGGGCGGCGTCATTCCGCCGTTCTATCTCTTCATGATCATCGCGGCGATGGCGATCGGGCTGCTGCTGTGGCTGGTCATCGTGCGCACCCGCTTCGGCAGCATCGTGCGGGCCGCGGCCATCAACGGCCCGATGGTGTCGGCGCTGGGTATCCGGGTGAACCTCTACTATGCGGCCGTGTTCGGCATCGGCAGTGCGCTGGCCGGAGCGGCGGGGGCCCTTGCGGCGCCCGTGCGCTCGCTGACGCCGGGCATGGGCTTCTCGATCCTGATCGAGTCCTTCATCGTCACGGTGATCGGCGGGATGGGGTCTATCGTCGGCGCCTTCGTGGCCTCGATCATCATCGGCCTCACACGCTCCTTCGGCAGCATCGGCTTCCCGTTGTTCGTCGACGGGGTGATGTTCCTGATCATGGCGCTCGTCCTGATCTTCAAGCCCAGCGGCCTGTTCGGCCGCCCACACCGGTAG
- a CDS encoding branched-chain amino acid ABC transporter permease: MAGRWRDLGLALLGLLLLLLVPLFGASPAIRDFIMFGMAYGLLAMSLNLLIGYTGLVSFGHAMFFAAGAYAFGLAMQSGKFSIPGAFLLAMAFTATMALVVGAICVRLNEIYFAFLTLAFQMLFYNVILGWVSFTGGDQGLMGGIPRPKFLGIDLADRTQLYIFCSVAFVVCIAILRQVVTSPFGYTLRMIRDNQERAAFLGINVPMVKLACFVISACIAGVGGILLTLFVSGAYPNFGFWTTSGEAIFMIMLGGSNVFLGPLVGTVILRLLNDITVSYTSHTELVLGVVILVLVLGLRKGPLDLLAERWENRRQAAAQAVRDAADKDAQKGRDG, from the coding sequence ATGGCGGGACGTTGGCGTGATCTCGGCCTCGCGCTACTGGGGCTCCTGCTGTTGCTGCTGGTGCCGCTGTTCGGTGCCTCACCGGCAATCCGCGACTTCATCATGTTCGGCATGGCCTATGGGCTGCTGGCCATGTCGCTCAACCTGCTGATCGGCTACACCGGACTTGTGTCGTTCGGCCATGCGATGTTCTTCGCCGCCGGTGCCTATGCATTCGGCCTTGCGATGCAGTCGGGCAAGTTTTCGATCCCGGGTGCTTTCCTGCTGGCGATGGCGTTCACGGCGACGATGGCGCTGGTCGTCGGCGCCATCTGTGTGCGGCTGAACGAAATCTACTTCGCGTTCCTCACGCTCGCCTTCCAGATGCTGTTCTACAACGTCATCCTGGGCTGGGTGTCGTTCACGGGCGGCGACCAGGGATTGATGGGCGGTATCCCGCGGCCGAAGTTCCTGGGCATCGACCTCGCCGACCGGACACAGCTCTACATCTTCTGCTCCGTGGCGTTCGTCGTCTGCATCGCCATCCTGCGGCAGGTCGTGACATCCCCGTTCGGCTACACGCTGCGCATGATCCGCGACAATCAGGAGCGGGCGGCGTTCCTGGGCATCAACGTGCCGATGGTGAAGCTCGCGTGCTTCGTAATCTCCGCCTGCATCGCGGGCGTGGGCGGCATCCTGCTGACCCTGTTCGTGTCCGGCGCCTATCCCAACTTCGGCTTCTGGACGACGTCGGGCGAGGCGATCTTCATGATCATGCTGGGGGGATCGAATGTCTTCCTGGGGCCGCTGGTCGGGACGGTGATCCTGCGCCTGCTGAACGACATCACGGTCAGCTACACCAGCCACACTGAACTCGTGCTCGGAGTCGTGATCCTGGTGCTCGTGCTCGGCCTGCGCAAAGGCCCGCTCGACCTGCTGGCCGAGCGCTGGGAGAACCGGCGCCAGGCGGCGGCTCAGGCGGTGCGCGATGCGGCCGACAAGGATGCGCAAAAGGGCAGGGACGGCTGA
- a CDS encoding ABC transporter ATP-binding protein, giving the protein MLKLENLKKSFGGVAATRDVTLDFADGSLSAIIGPNGAGKTTLFNLITGRFPPDSGRILLAGENIAGLSQRRIVRLGIGRAFQVASLFPTLTVTEALAAAAQAHQHRETVLRSPFPLAATTRQGDEIMELLGLTRVAGILSRNLSHGDQKLLDIGLALALEPKVLLLDEPTAGMGPEERWRMIETVQRLWRARRMTLIFIEHDMDIVFKVAETVRVLSYGAVLAEGTPDEVRTNPKVIEAYLGKSAHGTSGQGAAA; this is encoded by the coding sequence ATGCTCAAGCTCGAGAATCTCAAGAAGTCCTTCGGCGGCGTCGCGGCCACCCGCGACGTGACGCTCGACTTCGCCGACGGCTCGCTGAGCGCCATCATCGGTCCCAACGGCGCCGGCAAGACGACGCTGTTCAACCTGATCACCGGCCGCTTTCCCCCCGACTCCGGGCGCATCCTGCTGGCGGGCGAGAACATTGCAGGCCTGTCGCAACGGCGGATCGTGCGGCTTGGCATCGGCCGCGCCTTCCAGGTCGCCAGCCTGTTCCCGACGCTCACCGTGACGGAGGCCCTCGCGGCTGCGGCTCAGGCGCATCAGCACCGCGAAACCGTACTCCGGTCGCCCTTTCCGCTCGCCGCGACCACGCGACAGGGCGATGAGATCATGGAACTGCTGGGGCTCACGCGGGTCGCCGGCATCCTCAGCCGCAATCTCAGCCACGGCGACCAGAAGCTGCTCGACATTGGCCTGGCGCTGGCGCTGGAGCCGAAGGTGCTGCTGCTCGACGAGCCGACCGCCGGCATGGGGCCCGAGGAACGCTGGCGGATGATCGAGACGGTCCAGCGCCTGTGGCGCGCCCGTCGCATGACCCTGATCTTCATCGAGCACGACATGGATATCGTCTTCAAGGTCGCCGAGACCGTTCGGGTCCTGTCCTACGGCGCGGTGCTCGCCGAGGGCACGCCCGACGAGGTCAGAACCAACCCGAAGGTCATCGAGGCCTATCTCGGCAAGTCCGCGCACGGAACTTCCGGACAAGGGGCGGCGGCATGA
- a CDS encoding ABC transporter ATP-binding protein — protein MSAAEILRVEDIDVFYGASQILFGVSFGVEKGQSLALLGRNGAGKSTTMKSIIGIAPAKRGTVTVRGTPVQIFTPDRIAREGVGFVPEDRQIFPEHSVDDNLRIAIKPGIGGRIDWTLEKIYDVFPILASMRGRMGGRLSGGEQQMLTIARTLMGNPDVVLLDEPSEGLAPIIVEKIGELIQRLRDMGTTLIVAEQNMHFCLDIASHVAVIDKGHIVFRGSIDELRANDDVKKRYLAV, from the coding sequence ATGAGCGCCGCGGAGATCCTGCGCGTCGAGGACATCGACGTTTTCTACGGCGCCAGCCAGATCCTGTTCGGCGTATCGTTCGGGGTGGAGAAGGGCCAGTCGCTCGCGCTGCTCGGCCGCAACGGCGCGGGCAAGAGCACGACGATGAAGTCGATCATCGGCATCGCGCCGGCCAAGCGTGGCACGGTCACCGTGCGGGGAACGCCGGTGCAGATATTCACGCCCGATCGCATCGCGCGCGAGGGTGTCGGGTTCGTGCCCGAGGACCGGCAGATCTTTCCCGAGCATTCGGTCGACGACAATCTCAGGATTGCGATCAAGCCGGGCATCGGCGGCCGGATCGACTGGACGCTGGAGAAGATCTACGACGTTTTCCCGATACTGGCCTCGATGCGCGGCCGCATGGGCGGTCGCCTGTCCGGCGGCGAGCAGCAGATGCTCACCATCGCGCGCACGCTCATGGGCAATCCGGACGTGGTGCTGCTGGACGAGCCCAGCGAGGGGCTGGCGCCGATCATCGTCGAGAAGATCGGCGAACTGATCCAGCGCCTGCGCGACATGGGCACGACCCTGATCGTGGCCGAGCAGAACATGCATTTCTGCCTCGATATCGCCAGCCATGTCGCGGTGATCGACAAGGGTCATATCGTCTTCCGCGGCTCGATCGACGAGCTGCGCGCCAACGACGACGTGAAGAAGCGCTACCTGGCCGTCTGA
- a CDS encoding sensor histidine kinase: protein MSSARLTRILRSASFRLPLLYAVLFILSAAVLFVSVYWTATAAMQNDMAAVLRSEAYQLAEVHRRTGLAGLAEQITRRINFRTKGPIFYLLQAPNRRVVVGNLPGMPPVNGAVDFEPQGEQPEPIDPERAGERPKLTGFGLTLPDGSFLLVAQDANRLVDMQRAIIRAFAWSGGLTLLLAIAGGALLGSNFLRRIDTITRTSRAIMEGDLSARIPERGTHDEIDQLVASLNAMLARIQQLMDGLRQVSSDIAHDLRTPLGRLRQQLEDARERATTVADYSAATDAAIEEADALLETFSALLRIAQVEAGAQKSGFAPFDVSALLTSLGETYEPVAEDCERALDVRVEPGATMTGDRQLIAQLVSNLLENALRHTQAGTKVRLGLKRQDDGFEIEVADNGPGIPASERDKVFDRFYRLDRSRSTSGSGLGLAMVKAIAGLHGLTIRLEDAKPGLRVVLQTAR, encoded by the coding sequence ATGTCATCCGCGCGCCTGACTAGGATCCTGCGCTCGGCGAGCTTCCGCCTGCCGCTGCTCTACGCGGTGCTGTTCATCCTGTCGGCGGCCGTGCTGTTCGTGAGCGTCTACTGGACCGCGACCGCGGCGATGCAGAACGACATGGCGGCGGTGCTGCGCTCCGAGGCCTACCAGCTCGCCGAAGTCCATCGCCGCACCGGGCTCGCGGGACTGGCCGAGCAGATCACCCGGCGAATCAACTTCCGCACCAAGGGACCGATCTTCTACCTGCTGCAGGCACCCAACCGCCGGGTGGTCGTCGGCAACTTGCCCGGCATGCCGCCGGTCAACGGCGCCGTCGACTTCGAGCCCCAGGGCGAACAGCCGGAGCCCATCGACCCCGAGCGCGCCGGCGAGCGCCCCAAGCTTACCGGCTTCGGCCTGACGCTGCCCGACGGATCGTTCCTGCTGGTGGCGCAGGACGCCAATCGCCTGGTCGACATGCAGCGCGCCATCATCCGCGCCTTCGCCTGGTCCGGCGGCCTCACCCTGCTGCTCGCCATCGCCGGCGGCGCGCTGCTCGGCAGCAATTTCCTCCGGCGCATCGACACGATCACGCGCACCAGCCGCGCGATCATGGAAGGCGATCTTTCCGCCCGAATCCCCGAGCGCGGCACCCACGACGAGATCGACCAGCTCGTGGCCAGCCTCAACGCCATGCTGGCGCGAATCCAGCAGCTCATGGATGGGCTGCGGCAGGTATCGAGCGACATCGCCCACGACCTGCGCACCCCGCTCGGCCGGCTGCGCCAGCAGCTCGAGGATGCCCGCGAACGAGCCACCACGGTGGCCGACTACAGCGCCGCCACCGACGCCGCCATCGAGGAGGCCGACGCGCTGCTGGAGACCTTCTCGGCCTTGCTGCGCATCGCCCAGGTCGAGGCCGGAGCCCAGAAGAGCGGCTTCGCACCGTTCGACGTCTCGGCCTTGCTGACGAGCCTGGGCGAGACCTACGAGCCTGTCGCGGAGGATTGCGAGCGTGCTCTCGACGTGCGGGTGGAGCCCGGCGCCACCATGACCGGCGACCGCCAGCTGATCGCGCAGCTCGTCTCCAACCTGCTGGAAAACGCGCTGCGCCACACGCAAGCGGGCACGAAAGTCCGGCTTGGCCTGAAGCGCCAGGACGACGGGTTCGAGATCGAGGTGGCCGACAATGGCCCCGGCATCCCCGCTTCCGAGCGCGACAAGGTGTTCGACCGCTTCTACCGGCTCGACCGCAGCCGATCGACCTCCGGCAGCGGCCTCGGCCTCGCCATGGTCAAGGCGATCGCGGGCCTGCATGGGCTCACGATCCGGCTCGAGGATGCAAAGCCCGGGCTGCGCGTCGTCCTTCAGACGGCCAGGTAG
- a CDS encoding response regulator: MKILLVEDDKQTADYIAKGLREHGHVVDHADNGRDGLYLATGEKYDVLIVDRMLPQMDGLSLVKAARASGVKAPVLFLTTMGGVDDRVAGLEAGADDYLTKPFAFAELRARIGALSRRPPIVAATSLVVGDLEMDLLARTVTRAGKRIELLAQEFKVLEYLLRHAGEVVTRTMLLEKVWDFHFDPKTNIVETHISRLRSKIDKGFDKPLLHTIRGAGYVIRAPD, translated from the coding sequence GTGAAGATCCTCCTCGTCGAAGACGACAAGCAAACCGCCGATTACATCGCCAAGGGCCTGCGCGAGCACGGCCACGTGGTCGACCATGCCGACAACGGGCGCGACGGCCTGTACCTCGCCACCGGCGAGAAATACGACGTTCTGATCGTCGACCGCATGCTGCCGCAGATGGACGGGCTGTCGCTCGTGAAGGCGGCCCGCGCCTCCGGCGTGAAGGCGCCGGTCCTGTTCCTGACGACCATGGGCGGCGTCGACGACCGGGTGGCCGGCCTCGAAGCCGGCGCCGACGACTATCTCACCAAGCCCTTCGCCTTCGCCGAACTCCGGGCGCGCATTGGCGCCCTCTCGCGGCGTCCGCCGATCGTGGCCGCCACGTCACTGGTCGTCGGTGACCTGGAGATGGACCTGCTGGCCCGCACGGTGACGCGCGCCGGCAAGCGCATCGAGCTGCTGGCCCAGGAGTTCAAGGTCCTCGAATACCTGCTGCGCCATGCCGGCGAGGTGGTGACGCGCACCATGCTGCTGGAGAAGGTCTGGGACTTCCATTTCGATCCCAAGACCAACATCGTCGAGACGCACATCAGCCGCCTCCGCTCCAAGATCGACAAGGGCTTCGACAAGCCGCTTCTCCATACGATCAGGGGGGCCGGCTATGTCATCCGCGCGCCTGACTAG